From one Streptomyces sp. NBC_01478 genomic stretch:
- a CDS encoding TetR/AcrR family transcriptional regulator, with amino-acid sequence MTRTPVQNPAGRHGRPAYDRDSLLEVAVVVFNERGYDGTGMEELARRLGLSKSSIYHHVSGKEELLELAVNRALDALFAVLDEEEGQARDADGGSPATARMKRVIHRSVEVLAAELPYVTLLLRLHGNSEVEQRALARRREFDHRVAELMTRAAAEGGIRADIDPHLASRLLFGTVNSLVEWYRPDRGLTVETLADALTTILFDGLHGRTSD; translated from the coding sequence GTGACCAGGACACCTGTGCAGAACCCGGCCGGCCGCCACGGCCGGCCCGCCTACGACCGCGACTCGCTGCTGGAGGTCGCCGTCGTGGTCTTCAACGAACGCGGCTACGACGGCACCGGCATGGAGGAACTGGCCAGGCGCCTGGGACTCAGCAAGTCGAGCATCTACCACCATGTGTCCGGCAAGGAGGAACTCCTGGAACTCGCGGTCAACCGCGCCCTGGACGCCCTCTTCGCCGTGCTCGACGAGGAGGAGGGGCAGGCCCGGGACGCGGACGGCGGGTCCCCGGCGACCGCCCGGATGAAGCGGGTCATCCACCGCAGCGTCGAGGTGCTGGCCGCCGAACTGCCGTACGTCACCCTGCTGTTGCGGCTGCACGGCAACAGCGAGGTGGAGCAGCGGGCCCTCGCCCGGCGCCGTGAATTCGACCACCGGGTCGCCGAGTTGATGACCCGGGCGGCGGCCGAGGGCGGCATACGCGCGGACATCGACCCGCACCTCGCGAGCAGGCTGCTGTTCGGCACCGTCAACTCCCTGGTGGAGTGGTACCGCCCCGACCGCGGCCTGACCGTGGAGACACTGGCCGACGCGCTGACGACCATCCTCTTCGACGGCCTGCACGGACGCACGAGCGACTGA
- a CDS encoding SAM-dependent methyltransferase has protein sequence MTTDPKPSPQIDTGKAHPARVYDWLLGGKDNYPVDEAVGEKLPPEAKDAARQNRAFMHRAATWLAGRGIDQFLDIGTGIPTAPNLHQIVQRTVPTAKVVYTDYDPIVLRHAEALLVSHPDGVTDYIQADVRQPEEIVEHARHVLDFTRPIALSLIALMHFVPDEQDAHGIVRDLVATLPSGSYLVLSHAASDLYPELAAQVTAEYAKGGIKLGFRTRPEVERFFDGLDLVPPGLVTATEWNPPASEGAPEGSGIYAAVARVR, from the coding sequence ATGACGACCGACCCCAAGCCGTCACCGCAGATCGACACCGGCAAGGCACATCCCGCGCGGGTCTACGACTGGCTGCTGGGCGGCAAGGACAACTACCCGGTCGACGAGGCCGTGGGCGAGAAACTGCCGCCCGAGGCGAAGGACGCGGCCCGGCAGAACCGCGCGTTCATGCACCGCGCGGCGACCTGGCTCGCCGGCCGGGGCATCGACCAGTTCCTCGACATCGGCACGGGCATCCCCACCGCGCCCAACCTGCACCAGATCGTCCAGCGGACGGTGCCGACGGCGAAGGTCGTCTACACCGACTACGACCCGATCGTCCTGCGTCACGCCGAGGCGCTCCTGGTCAGCCACCCGGACGGGGTCACCGACTACATCCAGGCCGACGTGCGGCAGCCCGAGGAGATCGTCGAACACGCCCGCCACGTCCTGGACTTCACCCGCCCGATCGCCCTCTCGCTGATCGCGCTGATGCACTTCGTCCCGGACGAGCAGGACGCCCACGGCATCGTGCGCGACCTCGTCGCCACCCTGCCGTCGGGCAGCTATCTGGTCCTGTCCCACGCCGCGTCCGACCTCTACCCCGAACTCGCCGCACAGGTCACCGCCGAGTACGCCAAGGGCGGCATCAAACTGGGCTTCCGCACCCGCCCGGAGGTCGAGCGCTTCTTCGACGGCCTCGACCTGGTGCCGCCGGGCCTGGTGACGGCGACCGAGTGGAATCCGCCGGCGTCCGAGGGCGCCCCGGAGGGCAGCGGGATCTACGCGGCGGTGGCGCGGGTCCGCTGA
- a CDS encoding protein kinase domain-containing protein, with product MLSLDGSDPSHIGRYRLVGRLGEGGMGRVYLARSPGGRPAAVKVINDHLRHDEHALSRFRREVETLGTVRSAYTASLIDAELDTPPYWLATEYVPGPTLHTAVATNGPLPADLARVMLAALAEGLDAIHVRGVWHRDLKPHNVILSATGPQLIDFGIARTIGTSNLTQAGGAMGSPGFIAPETITSGETGPGADVFALGATLAFAVTGRPPYGDGPFAAVSYRSVHGELDLRGVDPAVAELIAACAQSDPALRPTPQRIVELCRADADLVHHPAYQRALAVGSLTDRERAATVADNGGGGSPGAHDVATALAPPATTAAGGHAATLLAPNPGYTADFHGPYPAGTLPPLPPDAGGTRRGRGRRGLWTVVGAAALVVVTGSGLLVFHALDDKGDSKGSASAKVTPSAGATHGSAAPSESAATTSPSPSPSATGGGNLPDAVVVKSPYTFEAGTFVQTARSKLIMQPDGNLVLYDASGTAHWASQTQGAGNTAVFQEDGNFVVYSAQHQSLWASNTQGADGATLKVLETGNMVIATDAQVVWQTDTAF from the coding sequence GTGCTTTCGCTCGATGGCTCCGACCCATCGCACATAGGCCGCTACCGTCTGGTCGGCCGACTCGGCGAGGGCGGGATGGGGAGGGTGTACCTCGCGCGGTCGCCGGGCGGCCGTCCCGCCGCCGTCAAGGTGATCAACGACCACCTCCGCCATGACGAACACGCCCTCAGCCGGTTCCGCCGCGAGGTGGAGACGCTGGGCACGGTCCGCAGCGCGTACACGGCGTCGCTCATCGACGCGGAGCTGGACACACCGCCGTACTGGCTGGCCACCGAGTATGTGCCGGGGCCCACGCTGCACACCGCGGTGGCGACCAACGGACCGCTCCCCGCCGACCTGGCCCGGGTCATGCTGGCCGCCCTCGCCGAGGGGCTGGACGCCATTCACGTCCGGGGTGTGTGGCATCGGGACCTCAAGCCGCACAACGTCATTCTCTCCGCCACCGGCCCTCAGTTGATCGACTTCGGCATCGCCCGGACCATCGGTACGTCCAACCTGACGCAGGCCGGCGGTGCGATGGGCAGCCCCGGGTTCATCGCGCCGGAGACGATCACGAGCGGCGAGACCGGTCCGGGAGCGGATGTGTTCGCCCTCGGGGCCACGCTGGCGTTCGCCGTCACCGGCCGCCCGCCGTACGGGGACGGGCCGTTCGCCGCCGTGTCCTACCGTTCGGTGCACGGCGAGCTCGACCTGCGGGGTGTCGACCCCGCGGTGGCCGAGCTGATCGCGGCCTGCGCACAGAGTGATCCCGCGCTGCGCCCCACTCCGCAGCGCATCGTCGAACTCTGCCGGGCCGATGCCGACCTGGTCCACCATCCCGCCTACCAACGGGCGCTCGCCGTGGGCTCGTTGACGGACCGGGAGCGTGCCGCGACCGTCGCCGACAACGGAGGCGGCGGGTCGCCCGGCGCCCACGACGTGGCGACGGCACTCGCCCCTCCGGCGACGACGGCGGCGGGCGGCCACGCCGCCACCCTCCTCGCCCCTAACCCGGGCTATACGGCGGACTTCCACGGCCCCTACCCGGCGGGAACCCTTCCGCCTCTGCCACCGGACGCCGGCGGCACCCGAAGAGGGCGCGGGCGTCGCGGGCTGTGGACCGTCGTCGGCGCGGCCGCGCTGGTCGTCGTCACCGGCTCCGGGCTGCTCGTGTTCCACGCCCTCGACGACAAGGGCGACAGCAAGGGCTCGGCCTCCGCGAAGGTCACGCCGTCCGCCGGTGCCACCCACGGGTCGGCCGCCCCGTCCGAGAGCGCGGCGACCACGTCTCCTTCTCCCTCCCCCTCGGCCACGGGTGGCGGCAACCTGCCCGACGCCGTGGTGGTGAAGTCCCCGTACACCTTCGAGGCCGGGACGTTCGTGCAGACCGCGCGATCGAAGCTGATCATGCAGCCGGACGGCAACCTGGTGCTCTACGACGCTTCCGGAACGGCCCACTGGGCGAGCCAGACCCAAGGAGCGGGGAACACGGCCGTGTTCCAGGAGGACGGCAACTTCGTGGTCTACAGCGCCCAGCACCAGTCGCTGTGGGCCAGCAACACACAAGGAGCCGACGGGGCGACCCTCAAGGTGCTGGAGACCGGCAACATGGTCATAGCGACCGACGCCCAGGTCGTCTGGCAGACCGATACCGCGTTCTGA
- a CDS encoding nuclear transport factor 2 family protein: protein MPAPPPRSAPPAADGGARPGGAPADLAAVWTVITGMYEGYTAGDRARIDAFLDPQATIWDSATPELLCGRTELNRIRDARPLPEDGPAEAGLTAYGQVVDVFGDLAVARYWLRVEFRAAPTELARNTAVLRRARSDGNWLVVHLHEDIQSVPEPCDR, encoded by the coding sequence ATGCCCGCTCCACCGCCCCGTTCCGCCCCTCCCGCAGCCGACGGCGGTGCCCGCCCGGGTGGCGCGCCCGCCGACCTGGCCGCGGTGTGGACGGTGATCACGGGCATGTACGAGGGCTACACCGCGGGTGACCGCGCGCGCATCGACGCCTTCCTCGATCCCCAGGCCACCATCTGGGACTCGGCGACCCCCGAACTCCTCTGCGGCAGAACGGAGTTGAATCGAATCCGGGACGCCCGTCCGCTGCCCGAGGACGGGCCCGCCGAGGCCGGCCTCACCGCGTACGGCCAAGTCGTCGACGTCTTCGGGGACTTGGCGGTGGCCCGCTACTGGCTCCGGGTCGAATTCCGCGCGGCCCCGACGGAGTTGGCCCGTAACACCGCGGTCCTGCGACGTGCCCGTTCCGACGGCAATTGGCTCGTCGTGCATCTGCACGAGGACATCCAGAGCGTCCCGGAACCGTGTGACAGGTGA
- a CDS encoding M24 family metallopeptidase, giving the protein MPDDDHAHHPTEPLVDLYPADRLHRARQATARAGLDALLISPGADLRYLTGYDAKPLERLTCLVLPADGDPFLLVPALEELAARASPAGDLGIEITGWGETDDPYALVAARLPARTARVGVDNRMWAEKVLAFRAVFPGAEQELAGEVLNGLRMRKTPQEAAALRRAGAAIDRVHARMGEWLRAGRTEREVGRDIADAIIAEGHVRVDFVIVGSGPNSASPHHELSDRTIRPGDPVVVDIGGTTLDGYCSDSTRVYAVGEPPAEFRRLHEVLLNAQRAQTDAVRPGITAAELDAVGRDFITDAGHGPHFIHRTGHGIGLESHEEPYIVAGNPLPLAPGMAFSVEPGIYLPGRYGARIEDIVICTEEGGERLNRTPRDLVVLP; this is encoded by the coding sequence ATGCCCGACGACGACCACGCCCACCACCCCACCGAACCGCTCGTGGACCTGTACCCGGCCGACCGTCTCCACCGCGCCCGACAGGCCACCGCCCGAGCCGGTCTGGACGCCCTGCTGATCTCGCCCGGCGCGGACCTGCGGTACCTGACCGGCTACGACGCCAAGCCGCTGGAACGGCTGACCTGTCTGGTGCTTCCCGCCGACGGCGACCCCTTCCTCCTCGTCCCGGCCCTGGAGGAACTCGCCGCCCGGGCCTCCCCGGCCGGTGATCTGGGCATCGAGATCACCGGCTGGGGCGAGACCGACGACCCCTACGCCCTCGTCGCGGCCCGGCTGCCCGCCCGCACCGCCCGCGTCGGCGTCGACAACCGCATGTGGGCGGAGAAGGTCCTCGCCTTCCGTGCCGTATTCCCGGGCGCCGAACAGGAGTTGGCCGGCGAGGTGCTGAACGGGCTGCGGATGCGCAAGACCCCGCAGGAGGCGGCCGCCCTGCGCCGGGCCGGCGCCGCCATCGACCGGGTGCACGCCCGCATGGGGGAGTGGCTGCGGGCCGGCCGTACCGAACGCGAGGTAGGCCGGGACATCGCGGACGCGATCATCGCCGAGGGGCACGTCCGGGTCGACTTCGTCATCGTCGGCTCCGGCCCGAACAGCGCCAGCCCGCACCACGAACTGTCCGACCGCACGATCCGGCCCGGCGACCCCGTGGTGGTCGACATCGGCGGTACGACCCTGGACGGCTACTGCTCCGACTCCACCCGGGTGTACGCGGTGGGCGAGCCGCCCGCCGAGTTCCGCCGGCTCCACGAGGTCCTGCTGAACGCCCAACGTGCCCAGACCGACGCCGTACGACCGGGCATCACCGCCGCCGAACTCGACGCCGTGGGGCGGGACTTCATCACCGACGCCGGACACGGCCCGCACTTCATCCACCGCACCGGACACGGCATCGGCCTGGAGAGTCACGAGGAGCCCTACATCGTGGCCGGCAACCCGCTCCCGCTCGCGCCGGGCATGGCCTTCTCCGTCGAACCCGGCATCTATCTGCCCGGCCGGTACGGGGCGCGGATCGAGGACATCGTGATCTGCACGGAAGAGGGCGGGGAGCGCCTCAACCGCACGCCCCGGGACCTGGTCGTACTCCCTTGA
- a CDS encoding ABC transporter ATP-binding protein: MTADPTAPLLSVDDLVVQYHRPGAPPTRAVAGVSLQVRAGEVVGLVGESGCGKSTLARAVCGLTAPAEGRIVYDGIPVRPLRMRRRELALTGVQMVFQDPYGSLNPRRRVGSQIADGIRTAAARGEGAQGATPEDLLTRVGLPASAAERYPQEFSGGQRQRIAIARALAARPRLLVGDEPISALDASAQLQVATLMRSLAVESGAGLLFISHDLSVVRLIADRIAVMYLGRIVETGPTAEVWADPRHPYTRALLAAVPKPDGAGVLPAELPGDVPDPADPPSGCRFHPRCPQAFDGCDREEPQLIAGGVACRLYAA, from the coding sequence ATGACCGCCGACCCGACGGCCCCCCTCCTCTCGGTCGACGACCTCGTCGTCCAGTACCACCGGCCGGGCGCACCACCCACGCGTGCCGTCGCCGGGGTCAGCCTCCAGGTGCGGGCCGGTGAAGTCGTGGGCCTGGTGGGCGAGTCGGGCTGCGGCAAGTCGACCCTGGCCCGCGCGGTCTGCGGCCTCACCGCACCGGCGGAGGGCCGCATCGTCTACGACGGCATCCCGGTACGCCCGTTGCGGATGCGCCGCCGCGAACTCGCCCTGACCGGCGTGCAGATGGTCTTCCAGGATCCGTACGGTTCCCTCAATCCCCGTCGCCGGGTGGGTTCGCAGATCGCCGACGGCATCCGTACGGCGGCCGCGCGGGGCGAGGGGGCCCAAGGCGCCACTCCGGAGGACCTGTTGACCAGGGTCGGGCTGCCGGCCAGTGCCGCCGAGCGCTATCCGCAGGAGTTCTCCGGCGGCCAGCGCCAGCGCATCGCCATCGCCCGTGCGCTCGCCGCCCGCCCCCGCCTCCTGGTCGGGGACGAGCCGATCTCCGCGCTCGACGCCTCCGCGCAGCTCCAAGTGGCCACGCTGATGCGGTCGTTGGCCGTCGAGTCGGGCGCCGGGCTGCTGTTCATCAGCCATGACCTGTCCGTCGTACGGCTGATCGCGGACCGGATCGCCGTGATGTATCTGGGGCGGATCGTGGAGACCGGTCCCACGGCCGAGGTGTGGGCCGACCCGCGCCACCCGTACACCCGGGCGCTGCTGGCCGCCGTACCGAAGCCGGACGGCGCGGGAGTGCTGCCGGCCGAACTCCCCGGCGACGTACCCGACCCCGCCGACCCGCCGAGCGGCTGCCGTTTCCACCCGCGTTGCCCCCAGGCCTTCGACGGCTGCGACCGCGAGGAACCGCAGTTGATCGCCGGGGGCGTGGCGTGCCGGTTGTACGCGGCCTGA
- a CDS encoding ABC transporter ATP-binding protein has product MTAGNVLEISGLTLDLGGARILGGVDLALEPGRIHGLAGESGSGKTMTGLATLGLLPPGARTGGRIELEGTDLLTLPARQLAALRGRSVSMVFQDPSTSLHPMLSIGHQLTDHLRHHLKLDRKTAKEKAVELLTQVRIPNPRDALGRYPHQFSGGMRQRIAIAIALACEPKVLIADEPTTALDVTVQAGVLRLLRGLCDDLGLAVLLVTHDLGVMSAIADEVSVMRHGLVVETGARGQVLTDPQHEYTRQLLDALPGRSTV; this is encoded by the coding sequence ATGACCGCCGGCAACGTGCTGGAGATCAGCGGCCTCACCCTCGACCTGGGCGGCGCCCGCATCCTCGGCGGGGTCGACCTCGCCCTGGAGCCCGGCCGGATCCACGGGCTCGCGGGGGAGAGCGGCTCGGGCAAGACCATGACCGGTCTCGCCACCCTCGGCCTGCTGCCGCCCGGCGCCCGCACCGGCGGCCGGATCGAGCTGGAGGGCACGGACCTGCTGACCCTGCCGGCCCGTCAACTGGCCGCGCTGCGCGGTCGATCGGTGAGCATGGTGTTCCAGGACCCGTCCACCAGCCTGCACCCCATGCTCAGCATCGGACACCAGCTCACCGACCACCTGCGCCACCACCTGAAGCTCGACCGCAAGACGGCCAAGGAGAAGGCGGTCGAGCTGCTGACACAGGTCCGCATCCCCAACCCCCGTGATGCGCTGGGCCGTTACCCGCACCAGTTCTCCGGCGGCATGCGCCAGCGCATCGCGATCGCCATCGCGCTCGCCTGCGAACCGAAGGTGCTGATCGCCGACGAACCGACCACCGCCCTCGACGTCACCGTGCAGGCCGGAGTACTGCGCCTGCTGCGCGGCCTCTGCGACGACCTCGGCCTTGCCGTCCTGCTGGTCACCCACGACCTGGGCGTGATGTCCGCGATAGCCGACGAGGTGAGCGTGATGCGCCATGGGCTTGTCGTGGAGACGGGAGCGCGCGGCCAGGTCCTCACGGACCCGCAGCACGAGTACACCCGTCAACTCCTGGACGCGCTCCCCGGAAGGAGCACCGTATGA
- a CDS encoding ABC transporter permease: MKRGPQSATKRGLLRRLPPAWRRPLAVTGGLVAVFWLVIVLAAPLLAPHDPLAQNLPRLAAPGAGHWFGTDELGRDVLSRVLYGARVSIPLALLLVAMSLLVGGVLGACAGFFGRWVDETVMRIADLVFAFPTVILAMVVAAALGASLQNAVLAVLVVSWPSYARVTRGLVMGLRNREFVLSGRLLGFSAWRSLRVDILPNVLGPLLVLATLDIGTATLLLSGLSFLGLGAKPPTAEWGAMVADGTQQFDKWWIGVFPGLAILTVVLAFNFLGDTLRDALDPGTARTIGAEKERVG; the protein is encoded by the coding sequence GTGAAACGCGGTCCCCAGAGCGCGACGAAACGCGGTCTGCTACGACGGCTGCCACCCGCCTGGCGTCGCCCGCTCGCGGTGACCGGCGGTCTGGTCGCGGTGTTCTGGCTGGTCATCGTGCTCGCCGCCCCGCTGCTCGCCCCGCACGACCCCCTCGCGCAGAACCTGCCCCGGCTGGCCGCCCCCGGCGCCGGACACTGGTTCGGCACGGACGAACTGGGCCGGGACGTGCTGAGCCGCGTCCTGTACGGCGCCCGCGTCTCCATCCCCCTCGCCCTGCTGCTGGTGGCCATGTCGCTGCTGGTCGGCGGAGTCCTCGGGGCCTGCGCCGGGTTCTTCGGACGGTGGGTGGACGAGACCGTGATGCGGATCGCGGACCTGGTGTTCGCCTTCCCCACCGTCATCCTGGCGATGGTGGTCGCCGCCGCCCTCGGCGCCAGCCTGCAGAACGCGGTCCTGGCCGTCCTGGTCGTGTCCTGGCCGTCGTACGCCCGCGTCACCCGGGGGCTGGTCATGGGCCTCAGGAACCGTGAATTCGTGCTCAGCGGACGGCTGTTGGGCTTCTCCGCCTGGCGGTCGCTGCGGGTCGACATCCTGCCCAACGTGCTCGGCCCGCTGCTGGTCCTGGCCACCCTCGACATCGGCACCGCGACCCTGCTGCTGTCCGGGCTGTCCTTCCTCGGGCTCGGTGCCAAGCCGCCGACGGCGGAGTGGGGCGCGATGGTCGCGGACGGCACCCAGCAGTTCGACAAGTGGTGGATCGGGGTCTTCCCGGGCCTGGCCATCCTCACTGTCGTCCTCGCCTTCAACTTCCTCGGCGACACGCTGCGAGACGCCCTCGACCCGGGCACGGCCCGGACCATCGGCGCGGAGAAGGAGCGTGTCGGATGA